The nucleotide window TTCGCAAAACAGCATCATTTAAATGGAATTCCGTCTGTATGTGAGTCAGTCCAAATTGCCAGAGATGTACTGCTTGCTGAAGCGACAGGGTGCCACTACCATGTTTGCCATGTCAGCACGAAGGAGTCCGTTCGAGTAATTAGAGATGCGAAGAGGGCAGGTATCCACGTGACTGCGGAAGTCACACCGCACCACCTAGTCCTCACACAAGATGATATCCCAGGACTTGATGCGAATTTTAAAATGAACCCACCGCTAAGGGATGTGGCTGATCGTGCCGCTTTAATTGAAGGACTCTTGGATGGAACAATCGATTTCATTGCTACCGATCATGCCCCGCACACGCAAGAAGAAAAAAGCGAAGGAATGGAGTTGGCACCGTTCGGAATTGTAGGATTTGAGACAGCCTTCCCGCTCCTCTACACACACTTTGTATTAAAAGGGATTATCTCTTTGGAACAATTAATTGGATTTTTAACACATAAGCCGGCTGAAAGCTTTTCTCTTCCATATGGAAAAATGGAAGTAGGAGCACCTGCTGATCTTGTTCTCTTAAATTTAGAGGCAGAGGACGAAATTAATCCCGCAAAATTTCTATCAAAAGGAAAAAATACACCATTCACTGGCTGGAAATGCAAGGGCTGGCCGGAGATGACAATTGTAAACGGTAAGATAGTTTGGGAAAAAGGAAGTGTAACAGCATGAAAGCACAGCTAATTTTAGAAGATGGAACGATCTTTATCGGAGATGGCTTTGGCAGTCATATGGATACGATTGGTGAAGTTGTTTTTAATACAGGAATGACAGGGTATCAAGAAATTCTGTCAGATCCTTCCTATTGCGGGCAAATCGTTATGCTTACCTACCCGTTAATCGGAAATTACGGGATCAACCGTGATGATTTTGAATCCATTCAACCCGCGGTTAAGGGGTTTATTGTCAAAGAAGTTACGGATTTCCCTTCTAATTGGCGCAGTGAATTTACACTTGATGAATATTTTAAGATGAAAAGAATTCCCGGAATTGCAGGGATTGATACGAGGAAACTGACGAGGATTATCCGTCAGCATGGAACATTAAAAGGTGCCATTTGCAGTACCGATCGGGACCCATATGAGGTTATCAGCAGATTGAGACAGACAAAGCTTCCAATTGACCAAGTCAGAACAGTCTCAACAAAAAATCCTTATCCAAGCCCAGGACGAGGTCATCGGATTGTTGTTGTTGATTTTGGGATGAAACACGGTATTTTACGAGAACTGAATTTGCGCGGGTGTGATGTTGTTGTTGTGCCATACCATACAACTGCTGACGAAATTCACCAGCTAAGACCAGATGGAATCATGCTGACAAACGGACCTGGAGATCCGAAAGATGTACCGGAAGCCATTCATATGATAAAACAGGTGCTGGGGAAAATACCGATCTTTGGAATCTGCTTAGGGCATCAATTATTCGCGCTTGCGTGCGGGGCAAACACAATCAAAATGAAGTTTGGTCATCGTGGTTCAAATCATCCTGTTAAGGAATTGGCTACCGGCAAAGTGGCCATTACTGCACAAAACCACGGATATACAGTAGAGGAAGAATCATTACATCAAACGAGATTAGCGGTTACACAAATAGCATTAAATGATGGATCGATAGAGGGCCTAAAACATTTAGATTATCCAGCCTTTACAGTCCAATACCATCCAGAAGCATCACCGGGGCCTGAGGATGCAAACAATTTATTTGAACAGTTTCTATCCATGATTGATGCCGAGAAAGAGAAACAGGAGGGAAAAGCAGCATGCCAAAACGTACAGATATAAACTCCATTTTAGTGATCGGTTCAGGACCCATTGTCATTGGTCAGGCTGCAGAATTTGATTATGCCGGCGCACAGGCATGTATCGCTTTAAAAGAGGAAGGATACCGGGTTATCCTCGTCAATTCCAATCCTGCGACCATTATGACTGACGCAGAGATGGCAGATGCGGTTTACATTGAACCATTAAACGTAGACTTCGTCAGCAGAATTATTCGTAAAGAACGACCTGATGCATTAGTCGCTACACTCGGCGGTCAGACAGGTTTGAACCTTGCCGTGGAACTTGCAAAATCAGGAGTTCTGGAAGAGTGTGAAGTTGAAATTTTAGGGACGAAGCTTTCGGCAATTAATCAAGCGGAGGATCGCGAATTATTCCGCAGCTTAATGAATGAATTAAATGAACCTGTTCCGGACAGTGAAATAATCCATGAATTGGATGAAGCGAAGGCATTTGTTGAAAAAATCGGCTTCCCGGTAATTGTCCGTCCAGCCTTTACACTTGGCGGAACCGGCGGCGGGATCTGTAATAGTCCTGAAGAATTAGAGGAGATTGTATTAAGCGGCCTAAAGAATAGCCCTGTACATCAATGTTTACTAGAAAAAAGTATTGCAGGCTTTAAAGAAATTGAATATGAGGTCATGCGTGATTCTGCCGATAACGCAATTGTCGTATGTAATATGGAAAATATTGACCCAGTTGGTGTTCATACTGGAGATTCCATCGTTGTTGCACCGAGCCAAACCTTAAGTGACCGTGAGTATCAGCTATTACGAAATGTTTCCCTTAAAATCATTCGTGCCTTAGGAATTGAAGGTGGATGTAATGTCCAGCTTGCATTAGATCCGGATAGTTTTAAATACTATATAATTGAAGTAAATCCAAGGGTTAGTCGTTCATCGGCACTTGCATCCAAAGCCACAGGATATCCAATTGCGAAACTGGCTGCCAAAATTGCCGTAGGCTTAACACTTGATGAGATGCTTAATCCGGTAACGGGAAAAACATATGCATGCTTTGAACCGGCACTAGATTATATTGTGACCAAGATCCCACGCTGGCCATTTGATAAATTCGAGTCAGGCAACCGCTCGCTTGGAACTCAGATGAAGGCTACGGGTGAGGTCATGGCAATTGGCAGAACCTTTGAAGAATCCTTGCTTAAAGCCATTCGTTCACTTGAAGTCGGGGTTCATCATTTTGCATTAAATGGAGCAGACAAAATTGATAATGAATTACTTGAAAAAAGAATTCATAAAGCAGGGGATGAACGTCTCTTTTATATTGCGGAAGCCTTAAAGCGAGGGATTTCGATTGATACCATTCATCAATGGAGCAAAATTGATCTCTTTTTCCTAAAGAAAATGGAAGGGATTGTGGAACTGGGAGTGAAACTTGAAGCCCATCCATTGGATAGTGGACTCCTCTACGATGCAAAGCAAAAAGGTTTTTCCGATCATATATTAGCGGAGCTTTGGAATAAAACAGAAATAGAAATCTATAATTTGCGGAAGGATTTAGGTATCCAGCCTGTTTATAAAATGGTAGACACATGCGCGTCAGAATTTGAGAGCGAAACACCTTATTATTATGGGACGTATGAAGAGGAAAATGAATCAGTTGTGACTGATAAGACTAGTGTGGTTGTACTTGGCTCCGGCCCCATCCGAATCGGCCAAGGGATTGAGTTTGATTATGCGACAGTCCATTCCGTTCAAGCAATTAAAGAGGCTGGCTATGAGGCAATTATCATAAACAATAATCCGGAAACTGTCTCAACTGATTTCAGTATTTCCGATAAGCTCTATTTTGAACCGCTGACAATTGAAGACGTTATGCATATTATCGATTTAGAAAAACCAATTGGTGTGGTCGTACAATTTGGCGGGCAGACGGCTATTAATCTAGCAGCAGATTTAGTGAAACATGGGGTAAAAATACTAGGAACAAGTCTTGAAGATGTAGACCGTGCGGAGGACAGAGATAAGTTTGAACAAGCATTAGAAGAATTAAATGTACCGATGCCGCTTGGGAAAACAGCCTTATCTGTAGAAGAAGCAGTCACAATCGCAGATGAAATTGGTTACCCAGTTTTAGTCCGCCCATCATACGTTCTAGGCGGACGGGCAATGGAAATTGTCTATCAAGAGCAAGAATTGCTGCAGTACATGGAAAATGCCGTGAAAATTAATCCAGAACACCCAGTTTTAATAGATCGTTATTTAACAGGGAAAGAAATCGAAGTGGATGCCATTTGTGACGGGGAGAATGTATTAATTCCGGGGATTATGGAGCATATTGAACGGGCCGGGGTCCATTCTGGTGATTCCATTGCCGTTTATCCTCCGCAGACACTTTCAGATGAAGTAAAGCAAACACTTGCCGAGTATACGGAAAAGTTAGCAAAAGGGTTAAATATTATCGGTCTGTTAAATATTCAGTATGTCTTATCAGAGTCCCAAGTCTATGTGCTGGAAGTGAACCCACGATCAAGCCGGACCGTACCGTTTTTGAGTAAAATAACCAATGTGCCAATGGCAAAAATAGCGACAAAGGCCATTCTAGGAATATCGCTAGAAAAACAAGGATATCAGTCAGGACTTGTCCCAGAAAAAAGCGGCGTATATGTCAAAGTCCCTGTCTTCTCTTTTGCGAAACTAAAAAGTGTCGATATTACCTTAGGACCGGAAATGAAATCTACTGGTGAAGTAATGGGGAAAGATATCACGCTTGAAAAGGCATTATATAAAGGCCTAATTGCTTCTGGAATGAACGTTCAACGATTCGGCACGGTATTGTTCACCATTGCTGATAAGGATAAGGAAGAAGCTTTAAAACTTGCGGAAAGATTTGCGGCTAATGGCTACCGTCTAATGGCAACAAGCGGGACAGCTTCTGTCTTAGAGTCAGCCGGATTGAAAGTAAAGGTTGTTGGAAAAATTGGTTCAGTGGGTCAAACATTATTGGATGTCATTCATAGCGGGGACGTTCAATTTATCATCAATACGCTGACAAAAGGAAAACAGCCGGAGAGAGACGGCTTTAGAATCCGCCGAGAAGCAGTTGAAAATGGGGTCCCGTGTTTAACATCATTAGATACAGCAGATGCGATATTGAAAGTGGTAGAGTCGATGAACTTTTCCGCAGAAGCGATGGGTTCGGTAGCTAAGGAGGCAGTCCTTGTATGATGCAAAAAGAACTTTGCCCCATTATCAGTCAAACAGAAATTGCTGAAGACATATTTGAACTGACGGTGAAAGCGGAATTCGTTAAGGAAATCAAAGCTCCAGGGCAATTTGTTCATATTCGAGTTGCGCGAGCCCTGGATCCGCTGCTCAGGAGACCCATCAGCATTTCATCGTTTCATTCTGAGGAACAACAGGTAACCATGATTTATCGGAGGGATGGCAAGGGGACTTCAAGACTTGCTGAAATGGGACCAGGGGTAGAACTTGATATCCTTGGTCCATTAGGAAATGGCTTTCCTGTGGAAGAAATGGAACGAGGGGAAACAGCCCTGCTAGTTGGCGGGGGAATCGGGGTACCGCCACTTTATGAACTTTCCCAACAATTAAAGGCGAAAGGGATTAACGTCATACATGTTCTGGGTTTTCAAACAGAATCAGCAGTTTTTTATGAACAAGAATTTTTGAAAAATGGTGAAACGTACGTGGCTACAGTTGACGGCACCTATGGGACAAAAGGATTGGTAACAGATATCATGAGAAATTTACAGTTTGATAGTATTTATGCCTGCGGGCCCACACCAATGCTTAGAGCTCTCGAGCAACAATACCCTTTTAAAAAGATGTTTTTATCGTTAGAAGAACGAATGGGCTGTGGCATTGGTGCTTGTTTTGCCTGTGTCTGTCACAAGGCAGATGATCCAACAGGAATTTCCTATAAAAAAGTTTGCAGTGACGGACCTGTTTTCCGTGCAGGGGAGGTAGTTTTATGAACCGATTAAATGTTGCGTTACCTGGATTAAACCTAAAAAATCCAATCATGCCGGCATCAGGCTGTTTCGGCTTTGGTCGTGAATACAGTCAGTTTTATGATTTAAGTAAACTTGGAGCCATCATGATTAAAGCAACTACCGTTGAGCCGAGATTTGGCAATCCTACCCCTCGTGTTGCAGAAACAGATGCCGGGATGCTGAATGCCATTGGCCTGCAAAATCCTGGACTAGAAAAAGTCGTTTCAGAGGAATTACCGTGGCTTTCACAATTTGATGTACCGATTATGGCAAATGTTGCCGGTTCTCTTGAAGAAGATTATATTGAGGTGGCACGTAAAATCTCAAAGGCTCCTAATGTTCACGCATTGGAATTAAATATTTCTTGTCCAAATGTAAAAACAGGCGGGCTTGCGTTTGGAACCATTCCTGAAGTAGCGAAGCAATTGACTTGGAAGGTAAAAGAAGTTTCCGAGGTTCCGGTCTATGTGAAGCTGTCGCCCAATATCACTAATATCGTCGAGATGGCAAAGGCTGTGGAAGAGGGCGGGGCTGATGGCCTTACAATGATCAATACATTGGTCGGAATGAAATTAGATTTAAAAACAGGCAGACCCATTTTAGCTAACAAAACAGGGGGACTTTCCGGTCCAGCCATTAAGCCAGTTGCCATTCGAATGATTTACGAAGTAAGCCAAGCCGTATCGCTGCCGATTATCGGGATGGGCGGTGTCCAATCAGCGGAAGATGTCATCGAGTATTTTTATGCAGGTGCAAGTGCTGTTGCGGTTGGAACAGCGAATTTTGTTGATCCATATGTCTGCCCAACTATCATTGAGGAATTGCCAGTACTTTTGGAAAAACTAGGATATGAACACATCAGTGAATGCAAGGGAAGGAGTTGGAAGGAGCATGGACAACTCGCTTATCATCGCGCTTGATTTTGCGAATAAAAGTGAAATTGAACGGTTCTTGACACCGTTTGAGGATCGAAAACTTTTTGTTAAGGTAGGTATGGAGCTTTTTTATCAGGAAGGACCAGCCATTATTGATCAGTTAAAAAATATGGGCCACCAGATTTTTCTTGATTTAAAGCTGCATGATATCCCGAACACGGTTAAAAGTGCTATGAAGGGGCTTGCACGTTTGGAGTGCGATCTTGTAAATGTTCATGCCGCCGGCGGAAAAGAAATGATGCAGGCAGCGTTAGAAGGATTGGACGCAGGGACTGCCGCAGGGCAGAAACGTCCATATTGTATCGCCGTTACCCAATTGACCAGCACTTCACAGGAACAAATGAATAGTGAGCAGCTCATTCCAGTTACATTGAAGGAATCCGTTCTTCAATATGCTTCTTTAGCAAAAAATGCAGGTCTTGATGGGGTAGTCTGCTCGGCATGGGAATCCGCAGCCATTCATACTAAAACGGGAAACGAATTTTTGACCGTTTGCCCAGGAATTAGGATGGAATCTGACCAGGTAGGAGACCAAAAACGGGTTGCCACACCTCAATATGCCAAAGCTGCAGGTGTAAGTTCGATTGTAGTTGGACGTTCCATTACTCGGTCATCGGACCCTGTGAAAAGCTATGAACAATGGATAAATGCATGGAGGGGAATACATCAATGAAACAGAAAATAGCTGAAAAATTATTAGAAATCAATGCCGTGGCGCTAAGCCCGCAGGAGCCATTTACTTGGGCATCAGGTCTTAGGTCCCCTATTTATTGTGATAATCGCCTTACCTTGTCATTTCCCGCAGTAAGAAGGGAAATTGCTGCAGGATTGCGGAACCTAATCCTAGAAAACTTTCCGGGAACAGGAGTAATTGCCGGAACGGCAACAGCAGGAATTCCGCATGCTGCTTGGGTCAGTGAACGAATGGATTTGCCGATGTGTTATGTCCGCTCGAAAGCAAAAGGTCATGGCAAAGGAAATCAGATTGAAGGAAAAGTGGAACAAGGTCAAAAGGTTGTCGTTGTTGAAGACCTAATATCAACAGGCGGCAGTGTCATTACAGCAGTACAAGCCTTAAGAGAAGCAGGCTGTGAAGTGCTTGGGGTGGTATCTATTTTTACCTATGGGCTTGAAAAGGGAAAACAGTTACTTAATGAAGAGGAAATTAAGACATATTCGCTAACGGATTTTTCAACATTAATTGAGGTAGCCATTTCAAAAGGGTATGTAAGCTCGAAGGACCAGGAAAGTTTGCTTTTATGGAGCAAAGACCCAGCAAATTGGAGTAAACAGTTCGAAGATGTAACACTGAAATAACGTAAAAAGGATGTCCTAATCTTACCGGACATCCTTTTACTTATTTTTTCATTAATTTCAAGACCAATTCCTCATTCGGCGTAATATAAACAGTCTGCTGGTTGTCATAAATAACAAACCCTGGTTTAGCGCCGCTGGGTTTTTTTACATACCGAACCTTCGTAAAATCCACGGGCACGGAGCTGGAATTACGGGCCTTACTGTAATAAGCAGCCAACACCGCTGCCTCTTTGATTGTTTCATCAGAAGGTTCTTTACTGCGAATCACAACATGTGAGCCGGGAATATCTTTTGTGTGCAGCCAAATTTCATCCCTAGCTGCCAGCTTATTGGTCAAATAATCATTTTGCTTATTATTTTTTCCGACGATGATATCAGTGCCATCTGATGCAATAAAATGATCCAAGACTGGCTTGACATTGTGCGTTTTTTTGCCGTTTCGTTTCTTCCGTTCGCGAATATACCCGCCCTCAACAAGCTCTTCGCGGATTTCCTGAATATCCTTAGGGGAAGCCGCCTGGACTTGTTGCTGTAAGTTATCGAAGTAAGATACTTCAGCACGGGCTAGTTCGATTTGTTCTAAGACAACTGTAACAGCATTCTTCGCTTTTTGGTATTTTGAAAAATACTTTTGAGCATTTTCTGAAGGTGACTTACGTGGATCAAGCGGAATGACAACTGTTCCACCAGATTCATCATAATAATCAAGCACTTCGATTTCCTTCATTCCTTTTTTTGCCACATAAAGATTAGCGGTTAACAGTTCCCCGTGACGCTGAAACTGCTCTGCCCGTGCGGCTTCTTTTAACGTCTCCTCAAGTTTACCAATTTTTTTCTCGTTTTTATCCTTTTCATTACTAATGAAACGTTCGATATCATTTCCTTGCTGTTTGACCCGGTCTCGTTCCGCTTTGCCAAAATAAAAACGATCAAGTAATTCGCTAAGAGTGTGAAAGGTTTTATATTCCCCATGTAAATGCTCTAGTGGAAACAGATAAAATGAGTCCCTTCCATTAGCAGTTATAATGGAAGGAGTGATATCTTCGGCCGCTATTTTTTTTATCAAACGGACAAATGTCTCTGGCACAGTCGTTTGATTTGCAAGGCCACTTAGAAAAATAACTTCCTTAGCGAAAAGCGGCGAGATTCCGGCAAAATGCTCCACAAGCTGGCGGTCAAGCTTC belongs to Neobacillus sp. OS1-2 and includes:
- a CDS encoding NFACT RNA binding domain-containing protein, whose translation is MSFDGLFTKAMADELVGSLKGGRITKVHQPYKNEVILTIRANGVNQKLLLSAHPSYARVQLTNEAYDNPSEPPMFCMLLRKHIEGHILEDLYQVENDRMIIFEIKGRNEIGDISNKQLIVEIMGRHSNIVLIDKTKNIILDSIKHVSFAVNSHRAIMPGQPYIFPPAQNKINPFEAVEEDVLRTIDFIGGKLDRQLVEHFAGISPLFAKEVIFLSGLANQTTVPETFVRLIKKIAAEDITPSIITANGRDSFYLFPLEHLHGEYKTFHTLSELLDRFYFGKAERDRVKQQGNDIERFISNEKDKNEKKIGKLEETLKEAARAEQFQRHGELLTANLYVAKKGMKEIEVLDYYDESGGTVVIPLDPRKSPSENAQKYFSKYQKAKNAVTVVLEQIELARAEVSYFDNLQQQVQAASPKDIQEIREELVEGGYIRERKKRNGKKTHNVKPVLDHFIASDGTDIIVGKNNKQNDYLTNKLAARDEIWLHTKDIPGSHVVIRSKEPSDETIKEAAVLAAYYSKARNSSSVPVDFTKVRYVKKPSGAKPGFVIYDNQQTVYITPNEELVLKLMKK
- the pyrE gene encoding orotate phosphoribosyltransferase, whose amino-acid sequence is MKQKIAEKLLEINAVALSPQEPFTWASGLRSPIYCDNRLTLSFPAVRREIAAGLRNLILENFPGTGVIAGTATAGIPHAAWVSERMDLPMCYVRSKAKGHGKGNQIEGKVEQGQKVVVVEDLISTGGSVITAVQALREAGCEVLGVVSIFTYGLEKGKQLLNEEEIKTYSLTDFSTLIEVAISKGYVSSKDQESLLLWSKDPANWSKQFEDVTLK
- a CDS encoding dihydroorotase; translation: MKLLIQNAKYIASNGQSDVTDLLIENGMITRLEKQIQADADRKIDAAGMIVSPGFIDLHVHLREPGGEKKETIATGTMAAAKGGFTTVATMPNTRPVPDTKNNMDDLQKRIKETAHVRVLPYASITTRQLGQELTDFEVLKNAGAFAFTDDGVGVQSANMMLEAMKKAAAIKMTIVAHCEENTLINKGCVHDGLFAKQHHLNGIPSVCESVQIARDVLLAEATGCHYHVCHVSTKESVRVIRDAKRAGIHVTAEVTPHHLVLTQDDIPGLDANFKMNPPLRDVADRAALIEGLLDGTIDFIATDHAPHTQEEKSEGMELAPFGIVGFETAFPLLYTHFVLKGIISLEQLIGFLTHKPAESFSLPYGKMEVGAPADLVLLNLEAEDEINPAKFLSKGKNTPFTGWKCKGWPEMTIVNGKIVWEKGSVTA
- a CDS encoding carbamoyl phosphate synthase small subunit codes for the protein MKAQLILEDGTIFIGDGFGSHMDTIGEVVFNTGMTGYQEILSDPSYCGQIVMLTYPLIGNYGINRDDFESIQPAVKGFIVKEVTDFPSNWRSEFTLDEYFKMKRIPGIAGIDTRKLTRIIRQHGTLKGAICSTDRDPYEVISRLRQTKLPIDQVRTVSTKNPYPSPGRGHRIVVVDFGMKHGILRELNLRGCDVVVVPYHTTADEIHQLRPDGIMLTNGPGDPKDVPEAIHMIKQVLGKIPIFGICLGHQLFALACGANTIKMKFGHRGSNHPVKELATGKVAITAQNHGYTVEEESLHQTRLAVTQIALNDGSIEGLKHLDYPAFTVQYHPEASPGPEDANNLFEQFLSMIDAEKEKQEGKAACQNVQI
- a CDS encoding dihydroorotate dehydrogenase electron transfer subunit, with the translated sequence MQKELCPIISQTEIAEDIFELTVKAEFVKEIKAPGQFVHIRVARALDPLLRRPISISSFHSEEQQVTMIYRRDGKGTSRLAEMGPGVELDILGPLGNGFPVEEMERGETALLVGGGIGVPPLYELSQQLKAKGINVIHVLGFQTESAVFYEQEFLKNGETYVATVDGTYGTKGLVTDIMRNLQFDSIYACGPTPMLRALEQQYPFKKMFLSLEERMGCGIGACFACVCHKADDPTGISYKKVCSDGPVFRAGEVVL
- the carB gene encoding carbamoyl-phosphate synthase large subunit → MPKRTDINSILVIGSGPIVIGQAAEFDYAGAQACIALKEEGYRVILVNSNPATIMTDAEMADAVYIEPLNVDFVSRIIRKERPDALVATLGGQTGLNLAVELAKSGVLEECEVEILGTKLSAINQAEDRELFRSLMNELNEPVPDSEIIHELDEAKAFVEKIGFPVIVRPAFTLGGTGGGICNSPEELEEIVLSGLKNSPVHQCLLEKSIAGFKEIEYEVMRDSADNAIVVCNMENIDPVGVHTGDSIVVAPSQTLSDREYQLLRNVSLKIIRALGIEGGCNVQLALDPDSFKYYIIEVNPRVSRSSALASKATGYPIAKLAAKIAVGLTLDEMLNPVTGKTYACFEPALDYIVTKIPRWPFDKFESGNRSLGTQMKATGEVMAIGRTFEESLLKAIRSLEVGVHHFALNGADKIDNELLEKRIHKAGDERLFYIAEALKRGISIDTIHQWSKIDLFFLKKMEGIVELGVKLEAHPLDSGLLYDAKQKGFSDHILAELWNKTEIEIYNLRKDLGIQPVYKMVDTCASEFESETPYYYGTYEEENESVVTDKTSVVVLGSGPIRIGQGIEFDYATVHSVQAIKEAGYEAIIINNNPETVSTDFSISDKLYFEPLTIEDVMHIIDLEKPIGVVVQFGGQTAINLAADLVKHGVKILGTSLEDVDRAEDRDKFEQALEELNVPMPLGKTALSVEEAVTIADEIGYPVLVRPSYVLGGRAMEIVYQEQELLQYMENAVKINPEHPVLIDRYLTGKEIEVDAICDGENVLIPGIMEHIERAGVHSGDSIAVYPPQTLSDEVKQTLAEYTEKLAKGLNIIGLLNIQYVLSESQVYVLEVNPRSSRTVPFLSKITNVPMAKIATKAILGISLEKQGYQSGLVPEKSGVYVKVPVFSFAKLKSVDITLGPEMKSTGEVMGKDITLEKALYKGLIASGMNVQRFGTVLFTIADKDKEEALKLAERFAANGYRLMATSGTASVLESAGLKVKVVGKIGSVGQTLLDVIHSGDVQFIINTLTKGKQPERDGFRIRREAVENGVPCLTSLDTADAILKVVESMNFSAEAMGSVAKEAVLV
- the pyrF gene encoding orotidine-5'-phosphate decarboxylase; protein product: MDNSLIIALDFANKSEIERFLTPFEDRKLFVKVGMELFYQEGPAIIDQLKNMGHQIFLDLKLHDIPNTVKSAMKGLARLECDLVNVHAAGGKEMMQAALEGLDAGTAAGQKRPYCIAVTQLTSTSQEQMNSEQLIPVTLKESVLQYASLAKNAGLDGVVCSAWESAAIHTKTGNEFLTVCPGIRMESDQVGDQKRVATPQYAKAAGVSSIVVGRSITRSSDPVKSYEQWINAWRGIHQ
- a CDS encoding dihydroorotate dehydrogenase, with product MNRLNVALPGLNLKNPIMPASGCFGFGREYSQFYDLSKLGAIMIKATTVEPRFGNPTPRVAETDAGMLNAIGLQNPGLEKVVSEELPWLSQFDVPIMANVAGSLEEDYIEVARKISKAPNVHALELNISCPNVKTGGLAFGTIPEVAKQLTWKVKEVSEVPVYVKLSPNITNIVEMAKAVEEGGADGLTMINTLVGMKLDLKTGRPILANKTGGLSGPAIKPVAIRMIYEVSQAVSLPIIGMGGVQSAEDVIEYFYAGASAVAVGTANFVDPYVCPTIIEELPVLLEKLGYEHISECKGRSWKEHGQLAYHRA